The Methanobacteriaceae archaeon genome contains a region encoding:
- a CDS encoding pyridoxal phosphate-dependent aminotransferase: MKPAKRVQSIDLSGIRKMFDLVGEDSINLALGEPDFDTPSHIREAVKEALNEGFTHYTGNMGIFELREALAHKLQRENHIKTSPENIIITTGASGALYSCAHALVEEGDEVIIPDPGFVAYDACVKISGGRSIPAHLKDENDFRMKPEEVLELVNPSTKAIIVNSPGNPTGGVLLKEDVKGLADIADDHNLIIISDEIYEKIIYTNKHYSLARFSDNVITINGFSKTYAMTGFRIGYLASPPELTEEILKVHQYTVTCATSISQKAALRAVQGPQDSVREMVEEFKRRRDLVVERLQVMGIDCRKPEGAFYVFPPVDNPEKLVDEALKKNVVLVPGTAFGQYGAGHFRISYATSFEDLEEAMDRLESLDYVKSLK, translated from the coding sequence ATGAAACCAGCAAAACGAGTTCAATCAATAGATTTGTCTGGAATAAGGAAAATGTTCGATCTGGTGGGAGAAGACTCCATCAACCTGGCACTGGGAGAACCAGACTTTGACACCCCATCCCACATCCGTGAAGCAGTTAAGGAAGCCCTGAATGAGGGTTTTACCCATTACACTGGCAACATGGGGATTTTTGAGCTGCGTGAAGCTTTAGCCCATAAATTACAGCGTGAAAACCACATAAAAACATCCCCTGAAAACATAATTATTACCACTGGGGCCAGTGGCGCATTATATTCCTGTGCCCATGCACTTGTTGAGGAGGGAGATGAAGTTATAATCCCTGATCCTGGTTTTGTAGCCTATGATGCTTGCGTGAAAATATCTGGAGGTAGATCAATCCCTGCACATCTTAAAGATGAGAATGATTTCCGTATGAAACCAGAAGAAGTGCTGGAACTGGTAAACCCCAGTACCAAGGCTATCATTGTTAATTCACCAGGCAACCCCACAGGTGGTGTGCTTTTAAAGGAAGATGTTAAGGGTTTGGCAGATATTGCTGATGACCACAACTTGATAATAATTTCTGATGAGATCTACGAAAAGATCATCTACACTAATAAGCATTACAGTCTGGCCCGTTTTTCGGATAATGTGATAACTATTAATGGATTCTCCAAAACCTATGCCATGACTGGGTTTCGTATCGGATACCTGGCTTCACCCCCTGAATTAACCGAAGAAATCTTAAAAGTTCACCAGTACACTGTCACCTGTGCCACTTCCATTTCTCAGAAAGCCGCTCTAAGAGCTGTGCAGGGACCCCAAGATAGTGTGAGAGAAATGGTAGAGGAGTTCAAAAGAAGGAGAGACCTGGTGGTAGAAAGACTGCAAGTTATGGGAATAGACTGTCGAAAACCAGAAGGAGCATTCTACGTCTTCCCCCCAGTTGATAATCCAGAAAAACTGGTGGATGAAGCCCTTAAAAAAAATGTGGTGCTGGTTCCAGGAACTGCTTTCGGCCAGTACGGTGCAGGGCACTTTAGAATATCCTATGCAACTTCCTTTGAAGATCTTGAAGAAGCCATGGACCGGTTGGAGTCCCTGGATTACGTGAAATCCTTAAAATAA